In Streptomyces sp. NBC_00569, a single genomic region encodes these proteins:
- a CDS encoding response regulator transcription factor, which yields MLSVRILLAEDVHMIQGALVALLQLEPDLHVVSTVDRGDTIVAAALESKPDVAVIDIDLPGIDGLTAAAELHERLPSCRTLILTSLGRPGTLRRALSAQVSGFLLKDSPPSQLALAVRSVATGRRVVDPQLALSAWDSPENPLSPRELEVLRLAARGADAAEIAGCLYLSKGTVRNYLTAIVGKLGARNRIDAIRIAEEAGWLP from the coding sequence ATGTTGTCCGTCAGGATCCTCCTCGCCGAGGATGTCCACATGATCCAGGGCGCGCTCGTCGCGCTGCTCCAGCTGGAGCCGGATCTGCACGTCGTATCCACCGTCGACCGCGGCGACACGATCGTCGCGGCCGCACTCGAGTCCAAGCCCGACGTCGCGGTGATCGACATCGATCTGCCCGGCATCGACGGGCTCACGGCGGCAGCCGAGCTCCATGAACGGCTGCCCAGCTGCCGCACGCTGATCCTCACCTCGCTCGGGCGCCCGGGCACACTGCGCCGCGCCCTGTCCGCGCAGGTGTCCGGCTTCCTCCTCAAGGACTCACCGCCCAGTCAACTCGCCCTGGCCGTGAGGTCGGTGGCGACGGGGCGACGGGTCGTGGACCCGCAGCTCGCGCTGTCCGCCTGGGACTCGCCGGAGAACCCGCTGTCCCCGCGCGAGCTGGAGGTCCTACGCCTCGCCGCCCGGGGCGCCGACGCCGCCGAGATCGCCGGCTGCCTCTATCTGTCCAAGGGCACGGTCCGCAACTACCTCACGGCCATCGTCGGCAAACTGGGCGCGCGCAACCGCATCGACGCCATCCGCATCGCCGAGGAGGCCGGCTGGCTGCCGTGA
- a CDS encoding acyltransferase domain-containing protein — MQEQFPGAQEDFAVAHREWLTERVAHYFGHPVEDTVPLTEEGLDSVAALSLYGDIEEEFGSLIEPEDIWAFPTVRQLANVLAMRDAGRGAGQVRAAFVFTGQGSQHPGMTSGLYLNSTGYRTFLDEADAAIRPWTRESMVELILSDDPRIHRTALTQPALFAVEYALARTLEEAGVRPAAVLGHGVGEFAAATIAGALTLAEAAKLVSMRGAFMQYLPPGGGMMAVCITPYEAAELVAAEPDVGISAINAAKAIVLSGDRTALNRIEALLAERGIRCRHLAVSHAFHSPLMAPVVPKFEAVLRKMPGGTAQVPFYSTVYGRLTTEPLYAPYWTEQITAPVRFADAARSLLAQQAPTHVVEIGPQAVLTPYLRRMGGGLRGPACIPVCQGPASDAVDLAGVISALDAGPLAAALPGA, encoded by the coding sequence ATGCAGGAGCAATTCCCCGGCGCCCAGGAAGACTTCGCTGTCGCCCATCGCGAATGGCTGACCGAGAGGGTCGCCCACTACTTCGGCCACCCGGTGGAGGACACCGTGCCGTTGACCGAGGAGGGCCTCGACTCGGTGGCGGCCCTCAGCCTCTACGGAGACATCGAGGAGGAGTTCGGCTCGCTGATCGAACCGGAGGACATCTGGGCGTTCCCCACCGTGCGTCAGCTCGCGAACGTGCTGGCGATGCGAGACGCAGGCCGGGGCGCCGGCCAGGTCAGGGCCGCTTTCGTCTTCACGGGCCAGGGCTCCCAGCATCCCGGGATGACCTCCGGCCTCTATCTGAACTCCACCGGATACCGCACCTTCCTGGACGAGGCCGACGCGGCGATCCGCCCGTGGACCAGGGAGTCCATGGTGGAGCTGATCCTGTCCGACGACCCCCGCATCCACCGCACCGCGCTCACCCAGCCCGCCCTGTTCGCCGTCGAGTACGCCCTGGCCCGGACGCTGGAGGAGGCCGGGGTGCGCCCGGCGGCCGTCCTGGGCCACGGAGTGGGGGAGTTCGCCGCCGCGACGATCGCGGGCGCGCTGACGCTGGCCGAAGCCGCGAAGCTGGTGTCCATGCGTGGCGCCTTCATGCAGTACCTGCCGCCGGGCGGCGGCATGATGGCGGTCTGCATCACCCCGTACGAGGCCGCCGAACTGGTCGCCGCGGAACCGGACGTGGGCATCAGCGCCATCAACGCCGCCAAGGCGATCGTGCTCTCCGGCGACCGCACCGCGCTGAACCGCATCGAGGCGCTCCTCGCCGAGCGCGGCATCCGCTGTCGGCACCTGGCCGTCTCGCACGCCTTCCACTCGCCGCTGATGGCGCCCGTTGTCCCCAAGTTCGAGGCCGTCCTGCGCAAGATGCCCGGCGGCACCGCGCAGGTGCCGTTCTACTCGACGGTGTACGGCCGCCTCACCACCGAGCCGCTCTACGCGCCGTACTGGACCGAACAGATCACCGCCCCCGTCCGGTTCGCCGACGCGGCGCGCAGCCTGCTCGCCCAACAGGCGCCCACCCACGTGGTGGAGATCGGCCCGCAGGCCGTCCTCACTCCGTATCTGCGACGGATGGGCGGTGGCCTGCGCGGCCCCGCCTGCATCCCGGTGTGCCAGGGTCCGGCGAGCGACGCCGTCGACCTGGCGGGTGTCATCTCGGCGCTCGACGCGGGACCGCTGGCCGCGGCCCTTCCCGGAGCCTGA
- a CDS encoding aromatase/cyclase encodes MAPTTTTSETAELHVTEHSITVAAAPAAVYALVADVAEWPQVFGPTVHVEVLEEAPAEGGEQLLRIWAVAGDKVRTWTSRRVLDPAARTITFRQVVTAAPVAEMGGEWRVQELEDGTTRVTLLHDYRAVDGDPAAEELIEQAVDGNSRAELLALKNTAELADAREELHFTFSDSETVFGAAGDVFAFLDRADLWPQRLPHVARLDLTEDEAGIQHMDMDTASPDGSTHNTTSVRVCFEDRKVIVYKQLRVPVAMSGHTGRWVIESLGDGSVRATSWHTVTLDPGGVRTALGPDATLAEARALVRKALGTNSSTTLRHAKQFAEEARAQS; translated from the coding sequence GTGGCGCCGACCACCACCACGTCCGAGACCGCAGAGCTCCACGTCACGGAGCACTCCATCACCGTGGCCGCGGCCCCCGCCGCCGTGTACGCGCTGGTGGCCGATGTCGCCGAGTGGCCGCAGGTGTTCGGGCCCACCGTGCACGTCGAGGTGCTCGAGGAGGCCCCCGCCGAAGGCGGCGAGCAACTCCTGCGCATCTGGGCGGTCGCCGGGGACAAGGTGCGCACCTGGACCTCGCGCCGGGTCCTCGACCCGGCGGCCCGCACCATCACCTTCCGCCAGGTGGTCACCGCCGCCCCCGTCGCGGAGATGGGCGGTGAGTGGCGCGTCCAGGAGCTGGAGGACGGCACCACCCGCGTCACGCTGCTGCACGACTACCGTGCCGTCGACGGGGACCCGGCCGCCGAGGAACTCATCGAGCAGGCCGTCGACGGCAACAGCCGCGCCGAGCTCCTCGCCCTCAAGAACACCGCCGAGCTGGCTGACGCGCGCGAGGAACTCCACTTCACCTTCAGCGACTCCGAGACCGTCTTCGGCGCGGCCGGCGACGTCTTCGCTTTCCTGGACCGCGCCGACCTGTGGCCGCAGCGGCTTCCGCACGTGGCCCGCCTCGACCTCACCGAGGACGAGGCCGGCATCCAGCACATGGACATGGACACCGCGAGCCCGGACGGATCGACGCACAACACCACCTCGGTCCGCGTCTGCTTCGAGGACCGCAAGGTCATCGTCTACAAGCAGCTCAGGGTGCCGGTCGCGATGAGCGGCCACACCGGACGCTGGGTGATCGAATCGCTGGGTGACGGCAGTGTCCGGGCCACGTCGTGGCACACCGTGACCCTGGACCCGGGAGGTGTACGCACCGCGCTGGGCCCGGACGCCACGCTCGCCGAGGCCCGCGCGCTGGTGCGCAAGGCGCTCGGGACCAACAGCTCCACCACCTTGCGTCATGCCAAGCAGTTCGCGGAGGAAGCGCGTGCACAGTCGTAG
- a CDS encoding sensor histidine kinase → MPTRDTVPFSPRSQAPAPRLAHAIIVVALACYATMTVLNVVRTRPTTGELVLCVALVLALFGTQLAVSSPQARRWPTRRKALVLSLQAVLTFAPLAWFSINWGSMEGPLAASLLLTLPARFAWPSYGLLIAFIPVYNVLAGAPVDLVLYFTIASTLTGLVIYGLTRLTDLISEVHDNREELARMAVAQERLRFARDLHDLLGYSLSAITLKGELIQRLINTRPDKARQETLAVLQVARQALADVRLVSSGYRNMSLIEEAESTGTVLSAADIRAEVEVECGRLHPVVDTVLATALREGVTNILRHSRVRVCTIKAEVEEETVRLGLTNDHPHEQSELVSARSGGTGLDNLRCRFAAIGGGLSAGLREDGRFHLEVWAPLRPTGHDENELLVFEPTRPERTAVA, encoded by the coding sequence ATGCCGACGAGGGACACTGTTCCGTTTTCCCCACGGTCCCAGGCCCCCGCCCCGCGGCTGGCTCACGCGATCATCGTCGTGGCCCTGGCCTGTTACGCCACGATGACAGTACTGAACGTGGTGCGGACGCGGCCCACGACGGGAGAACTGGTCCTGTGCGTCGCGCTCGTGCTGGCGCTGTTCGGCACGCAGTTAGCCGTCTCCTCGCCGCAGGCCCGCCGGTGGCCCACCCGGCGAAAGGCGCTCGTCCTGTCCCTCCAGGCCGTGCTCACGTTCGCACCGCTCGCCTGGTTCAGCATCAACTGGGGCAGCATGGAAGGGCCGTTGGCCGCCTCGCTGCTGCTGACACTGCCGGCCCGGTTCGCCTGGCCGAGCTACGGACTGCTGATCGCCTTCATCCCGGTGTACAACGTGCTGGCCGGGGCCCCGGTCGACCTGGTGCTCTACTTCACCATCGCCAGCACTCTCACCGGCCTCGTCATCTACGGCCTGACCCGGCTCACCGACCTGATCAGCGAGGTGCACGACAACCGCGAGGAACTGGCCCGGATGGCCGTCGCGCAGGAACGCCTGAGGTTCGCCCGGGATCTGCACGACCTGCTCGGTTACAGCCTGTCCGCGATCACGCTCAAGGGGGAGCTGATCCAGCGGCTGATCAACACCCGCCCGGACAAGGCCCGTCAGGAGACCCTCGCGGTTCTCCAGGTGGCACGGCAGGCCCTGGCCGACGTGCGGCTGGTGTCCAGCGGGTACCGCAACATGTCTCTCATCGAGGAGGCGGAGTCGACGGGGACGGTGCTCTCCGCCGCCGACATCCGCGCGGAGGTCGAGGTGGAGTGCGGGCGGCTGCATCCGGTGGTCGACACCGTGCTCGCCACGGCACTGCGGGAAGGGGTCACCAACATCCTCCGGCACAGCCGGGTGCGCGTGTGCACCATCAAGGCGGAGGTTGAAGAAGAAACGGTCCGTCTCGGCCTCACCAATGACCATCCGCACGAACAGAGCGAGCTCGTGTCCGCCCGCTCGGGCGGCACGGGGCTGGACAACCTGCGCTGCCGATTCGCCGCGATCGGCGGCGGGCTCTCCGCGGGCCTGCGGGAGGACGGCCGATTCCACCTGGAGGTCTGGGCACCGCTCAGACCCACGGGCCATGACGAGAACGAGCTACTGGTGTTCGAGCCCACGCGCCCGGAGAGAACCGCCGTAGCCTGA
- a CDS encoding acyl-CoA carboxylase subunit epsilon, whose translation MVNQMRITVVRGLPDEAELAAVTAVLLALVRRAGEPDDETKAAYAGWTVKGGGHAPRAIGDTP comes from the coding sequence ATGGTGAACCAGATGCGTATCACTGTCGTCCGCGGCCTGCCTGACGAGGCCGAGCTGGCGGCCGTCACCGCCGTGCTGCTCGCCCTCGTGCGGCGTGCGGGTGAGCCCGACGACGAGACCAAGGCCGCTTACGCGGGCTGGACCGTCAAGGGCGGCGGGCACGCGCCCCGCGCCATCGGGGACACGCCGTGA
- a CDS encoding fatty acyl-AMP ligase, translated as MSGHQTFTEHIQAQAAETPDQEALILLTEHEGTLRPETITYGELDRQARHLAAVLGRHVGPGDRVLIAHRSRALFVTSFLACLYSGAIAVPVAPTGGHGHHDDRFAGILKEAAVACVLTSTTEAADVSQLLARTGHGDVVCLPADGPAALADAGPWEPFAPGPDTVAYLQYTSGSTRDPRGVIVTHRSLLANQRAIHEALGTRPGTRLGGWLPLHHDMGLVGQLLHALWLGGTAVLLTPTAFVKRPANWLETVSRYGLTVSAAPDFAYEMCVRRVNDTQLAGLDLSGWETAVNGGEPIDAATLEAFAERFAPAGLRPGALAPCYGLAEATLIVSGTRTAPAGRAVDAAALEKGRLTDPVGPGRTVAHCGPPASVDVRIVDPDTCAEVPDGRIGEIWVRGESVGPGYWARPAETAAAFGCRISGGGSGFLRTGDLGALQDGLLHVTGRLKDMIVIAGRNLYPQDLERTAQQVSGLFGAATAFALPGVRERIVIIQELRSGSRYDIDLAGLAAAVQQRISEEYEVRTAGVVLVRPGTVRRTTSGKVERAAMRRLFLRGELTPLHQRMEPEVEQLMATGSRR; from the coding sequence GTGAGCGGTCACCAGACCTTTACGGAGCACATCCAGGCCCAGGCGGCCGAGACGCCGGACCAGGAGGCGTTGATCCTCCTCACCGAGCACGAGGGCACCTTGCGGCCCGAAACGATCACTTACGGCGAACTGGACCGTCAGGCACGCCACTTGGCGGCCGTGCTCGGCCGGCACGTCGGCCCGGGGGACCGGGTGCTCATCGCACACCGCTCCCGCGCGCTGTTCGTCACCAGCTTCCTCGCCTGCCTGTACTCGGGAGCGATCGCTGTCCCCGTCGCCCCGACCGGCGGGCACGGCCACCACGACGACCGCTTCGCCGGCATCCTCAAGGAAGCCGCCGTGGCGTGCGTGCTCACGTCCACCACGGAAGCGGCCGACGTCTCCCAGCTGCTCGCCCGCACCGGACACGGCGACGTCGTCTGTCTGCCGGCCGACGGCCCCGCCGCGCTCGCCGACGCAGGGCCGTGGGAGCCCTTCGCGCCCGGCCCCGACACGGTCGCCTACCTCCAGTACACCTCCGGCTCGACCCGCGATCCGCGCGGCGTGATCGTCACCCACCGCAGCCTGCTCGCCAACCAGCGGGCCATCCACGAGGCACTCGGAACTCGCCCCGGCACGCGGCTCGGCGGCTGGCTGCCGCTGCACCACGACATGGGCCTCGTCGGCCAGTTGCTGCACGCGCTGTGGCTCGGCGGCACCGCCGTCTTGCTGACCCCGACCGCGTTCGTCAAGCGCCCGGCGAACTGGCTGGAGACCGTCTCGCGGTACGGCCTGACCGTCAGCGCCGCCCCCGACTTCGCGTACGAGATGTGCGTGCGCCGCGTCAACGACACACAACTCGCGGGCCTCGACCTGTCCGGCTGGGAGACCGCGGTCAACGGCGGCGAGCCCATAGACGCCGCGACGCTGGAAGCGTTTGCCGAGCGGTTCGCCCCAGCAGGGCTCCGCCCCGGCGCCCTGGCGCCCTGCTACGGCCTGGCCGAGGCGACCCTCATCGTCTCGGGCACGCGAACGGCCCCGGCCGGGCGCGCCGTCGACGCCGCCGCCCTGGAGAAGGGCCGTCTGACCGACCCCGTGGGCCCGGGCCGCACCGTCGCGCACTGCGGCCCGCCCGCCTCCGTCGACGTACGCATCGTCGACCCCGACACGTGCGCCGAGGTACCGGACGGTCGGATCGGGGAGATCTGGGTCCGTGGCGAGAGCGTCGGACCCGGCTACTGGGCCCGCCCGGCCGAGACCGCCGCGGCCTTCGGCTGCCGGATCAGCGGCGGCGGCAGCGGCTTTCTGCGCACCGGGGACCTCGGCGCGCTCCAGGACGGCCTGCTCCATGTCACCGGCCGGCTCAAGGACATGATCGTCATCGCCGGACGCAACCTCTACCCGCAGGACCTGGAGCGCACGGCGCAGCAGGTCAGCGGTCTCTTCGGCGCGGCCACCGCCTTCGCGCTGCCCGGCGTCAGGGAGCGGATCGTCATCATTCAGGAACTGCGCTCCGGCAGCCGCTACGACATCGACCTGGCCGGGCTCGCGGCCGCCGTCCAGCAGCGGATCAGCGAGGAGTACGAGGTACGGACCGCCGGTGTCGTACTCGTCAGGCCGGGCACGGTCCGCCGGACCACGAGCGGCAAGGTGGAGCGGGCGGCCATGCGACGGCTCTTCCTGCGCGGTGAGCTCACCCCGCTGCACCAGCGGATGGAACCCGAGGTCGAACAGCTGATGGCGACCGGGAGCCGGCGATGA
- a CDS encoding antibiotic biosynthesis monooxygenase family protein, with amino-acid sequence MHSRSQDTPLTVVNRFEVKGDPAWFEREFRDHSQYLRRREGFDFLVTVQLVERPDVYVHLGHWRTMRGFLDTVHDDTFQAHVKKLGPLVSTEVDQAVSVERVLKENAVVGAENVILTQATTLGATSSSFERLFAETNEHFDRLGGFGGSDLLRSTLRPDTYTAVQWWRDTADCERALADSGHRALTEQLRRTADIEVSRSRHVAYERVLA; translated from the coding sequence GTGCACAGTCGTAGTCAGGACACACCGCTCACGGTGGTCAACCGGTTCGAGGTCAAGGGCGATCCCGCATGGTTCGAGCGTGAGTTCCGGGACCACTCCCAGTACCTGCGCCGACGTGAGGGCTTCGACTTCCTGGTGACCGTCCAGCTCGTCGAACGCCCTGATGTGTACGTCCACCTCGGGCACTGGCGGACGATGCGGGGCTTCCTCGACACCGTCCACGACGACACCTTCCAGGCCCACGTCAAAAAGCTCGGCCCGCTCGTCAGCACCGAGGTGGACCAGGCCGTGAGCGTGGAGCGGGTGCTCAAGGAGAACGCCGTCGTGGGTGCGGAGAACGTCATCCTGACCCAGGCCACGACCCTGGGCGCCACGTCGTCCTCGTTCGAGCGGCTGTTCGCCGAGACCAACGAGCACTTCGACCGGCTCGGCGGCTTCGGCGGCAGCGATCTGCTGCGGTCGACGCTCCGCCCCGACACCTACACGGCCGTCCAGTGGTGGCGGGACACCGCGGACTGCGAGCGGGCCCTGGCCGACAGCGGTCACCGTGCGCTGACCGAGCAGCTGCGCCGCACCGCGGACATCGAGGTGTCACGAAGCCGGCACGTGGCGTACGAACGCGTCCTCGCCTGA
- a CDS encoding acyl-CoA dehydrogenase codes for MTTAEERIDALELAFGSLDDPGNPLGAAALLAADAAGTVLPEAEKVLDDFGLNAEFVPADVGGRLERMDLLGRLLRPVFRRDASLGFGYGLNCFFAAAPVWTAGDDAQRRLAARLLLNGRRLAVARHEVAHGNDFVRDEFTARTVPNGLVVDGSKSAVANASRATGLVVFARTEGSARGRSHTVLLIDRDELPPGTVENLARRTTTGMRSAEFGGLRITDCLVPRSAVLGEVGDGYELSLRSSLLIRGLIPSIVLAGADTALRTVARFAGRSRADGRSSLDVRHVRDVLTGGFLDLLVIDCLALVATRALHLLPRQMSAYAAAAAYLAPKLVAESMDEMSSVLGEETFAQDGAYAMFQKQRRDLPVTSLGHAGSAGRQVSILPQLPYFARHAWFADPEPPPDLFRPDRELPPLDLSQPVLLGDGDPLAATLVACTDQLEAAELQYGDGAGAGLGGPALRFLARVLTGELAELRKAFENVAEGDREALSSPQSFGLADRYTLVLAAAACLGVWREQRSAPAGRADAFLAAPAWVTAVLYRLVARLGLPLPDRPVASQRLVFEEVVARLHDHRSYDLYASPLA; via the coding sequence ATGACGACGGCAGAGGAGCGGATCGACGCCCTGGAGCTGGCGTTCGGCTCCCTCGACGATCCCGGCAACCCTCTCGGCGCCGCCGCCCTGCTCGCCGCCGACGCGGCCGGCACGGTGCTGCCGGAGGCCGAGAAGGTCCTCGACGACTTCGGCCTCAACGCCGAGTTCGTGCCCGCCGACGTAGGGGGCAGGCTGGAGCGGATGGACCTGCTCGGCCGGCTCCTGCGCCCGGTGTTCCGCCGGGACGCCTCCCTCGGCTTCGGCTACGGACTCAACTGCTTCTTCGCCGCCGCCCCGGTGTGGACCGCGGGCGACGACGCGCAGCGCCGCCTCGCCGCCCGGCTGCTCCTGAACGGCCGCCGCCTCGCCGTGGCCCGCCACGAGGTCGCCCACGGGAACGACTTCGTCCGCGACGAGTTCACCGCCAGGACGGTCCCGAACGGTCTCGTCGTCGACGGCAGCAAGTCCGCCGTCGCCAACGCCTCACGCGCCACCGGCCTGGTCGTCTTCGCCCGCACGGAGGGTTCCGCGCGCGGGCGCAGCCACACCGTCCTGCTCATCGACCGCGACGAGCTGCCGCCCGGCACCGTGGAGAACCTGGCCCGCCGCACGACGACCGGAATGCGCAGCGCGGAGTTCGGCGGACTGCGGATCACCGACTGCCTCGTCCCGCGCAGCGCCGTACTCGGGGAGGTCGGCGACGGCTACGAGCTGTCGCTGCGCTCCTCCCTGCTCATCCGCGGTCTCATCCCGTCCATCGTGCTCGCGGGCGCCGACACCGCCCTGCGCACCGTGGCCCGGTTCGCGGGCCGCAGCCGGGCGGACGGCCGCTCGTCGCTGGACGTGCGCCATGTGCGGGACGTGCTCACCGGCGGCTTCCTCGATCTGCTGGTCATCGACTGCCTCGCCCTGGTCGCCACCCGGGCCCTGCACCTGCTGCCCCGGCAGATGAGCGCCTACGCGGCGGCCGCCGCCTACCTCGCCCCGAAGCTCGTGGCCGAGAGCATGGACGAGATGTCGTCGGTGCTCGGGGAGGAGACGTTCGCCCAGGACGGCGCGTACGCGATGTTCCAGAAGCAGCGGCGCGACCTGCCGGTCACCTCGCTGGGGCACGCGGGCAGCGCGGGGCGGCAGGTCAGCATCCTGCCCCAACTGCCCTACTTCGCACGGCACGCCTGGTTCGCCGACCCCGAGCCGCCGCCGGACCTGTTCCGGCCCGACCGGGAGCTGCCGCCGCTGGACCTGTCCCAGCCCGTGCTGCTCGGTGACGGCGACCCGCTCGCCGCGACCCTGGTCGCGTGCACCGACCAACTCGAAGCAGCGGAGCTGCAGTACGGCGACGGTGCCGGCGCGGGCCTGGGCGGCCCGGCCCTGCGCTTTCTCGCCCGGGTCCTCACCGGTGAACTCGCCGAGCTGAGGAAGGCGTTCGAGAACGTCGCGGAGGGCGACCGCGAGGCCCTGTCCAGCCCGCAGAGCTTCGGCCTCGCCGACCGGTACACCCTGGTCCTCGCGGCGGCGGCCTGCCTCGGCGTATGGCGCGAACAACGCTCCGCGCCCGCCGGCCGGGCGGACGCCTTCCTCGCCGCCCCCGCCTGGGTCACCGCCGTCCTCTACCGGCTGGTCGCACGGCTCGGGCTGCCGCTGCCCGACCGGCCCGTCGCCTCGCAACGGCTGGTGTTCGAAGAGGTCGTCGCACGGCTGCACGACCACCGCAGCTACGACCTCTACGCCTCGCCGCTCGCCTGA
- a CDS encoding ketoacyl-ACP synthase III family protein has product MRLEDVYIRGTSTRLPTRLTIADAVASGACPPRTAAATGMESVAYSPDESAAEMAAAAAHTALSRAGTHGGDVDLLLHADTYHQGQDLWPVASYIQREALGNTCQAVEIRQMSNGGLAALDLASAYLTAGHGHSDALITTADRFCAPGIDRWNTDPGTPYADGATSLVLSRRGGHARLVSLALHADPDLEPLHRGDDPFTKAPFGHRIPVDFEAAKRAFVGRAGMSYAISRAHSGQQTVIKQALADAGSELAEADWVVLPHFGKRRLTSIYYKPFGIDPARTTWDYSRTVGHLGAGDQFAGLDHLTVSGRAAPGDRIVLVSVGAGYSWGCAVIDMLERPDWAQ; this is encoded by the coding sequence GTGCGTCTGGAAGACGTCTACATACGGGGGACCTCCACACGGCTTCCCACCCGCCTCACGATCGCCGATGCCGTCGCCTCCGGGGCCTGCCCACCCCGGACGGCCGCGGCGACCGGCATGGAGTCGGTGGCCTACTCGCCCGACGAGTCGGCTGCCGAAATGGCCGCGGCCGCCGCACACACCGCTCTGAGCCGGGCCGGCACGCACGGCGGCGACGTGGATCTCCTGCTGCACGCGGACACCTACCACCAGGGCCAGGACCTATGGCCGGTCGCCTCGTACATCCAGCGCGAGGCACTCGGCAACACCTGCCAGGCCGTCGAGATACGGCAGATGTCCAACGGCGGGCTCGCCGCCCTCGACCTGGCGAGCGCCTACCTCACCGCAGGCCACGGCCACAGCGACGCCCTCATCACCACCGCCGACCGCTTCTGCGCCCCGGGCATCGACCGCTGGAACACCGACCCCGGAACGCCCTACGCGGACGGCGCCACCTCGCTAGTGCTCTCCCGGCGCGGCGGCCACGCCCGCCTCGTCTCGCTCGCGCTGCACGCGGACCCGGACCTCGAGCCGCTGCACCGCGGCGACGACCCCTTCACCAAGGCCCCGTTCGGCCACCGCATCCCCGTCGACTTCGAGGCGGCCAAGCGTGCCTTCGTCGGCCGCGCCGGAATGTCGTACGCGATCTCCCGGGCCCACAGCGGCCAGCAGACGGTCATCAAGCAGGCGTTGGCCGACGCCGGCTCCGAACTCGCCGAAGCCGACTGGGTGGTACTGCCGCACTTCGGCAAACGGCGCCTGACGTCCATCTACTACAAGCCGTTCGGCATCGACCCCGCCCGCACCACATGGGACTACAGCCGCACGGTCGGGCACCTCGGCGCGGGCGACCAGTTCGCCGGCCTCGACCACCTGACCGTCTCGGGGCGCGCGGCGCCGGGCGACCGGATCGTCCTGGTCAGCGTCGGCGCCGGTTACAGCTGGGGCTGCGCAGTGATCGACATGCTCGAACGTCCTGACTGGGCCCAGTAG